Proteins encoded within one genomic window of Thunnus albacares chromosome 13, fThuAlb1.1, whole genome shotgun sequence:
- the LOC122996077 gene encoding neuronal acetylcholine receptor subunit alpha-9-like isoform X1, with product MSSTFTTLHTTSCHLASLSRCSPVCLAAHGRYAQKLLTDLFSNYTNALRPVEDTDHIINVTLQITLSQIIDMDERNQILTTYLWIRQVWMDAYLTWKKEDYDGLDTIRIPSSYVWRPDIVLYNSADDVFSSSMETNVVLRNDGQVMWDQPAITKSSCSVDVAFFPFDVQECHFTFGSWTHNGNQMDLSNALDSADLADFVPNVEWEVLGMPAKKNVILYGCCSDPYPDITFTLHLKRRASFYIFNLLIPCMMISFLAPLGFYLPADSGEKVSLGVTVLLALTVFQLLVAESMPPSESVPLIGKYYIATMTMVTASTALTIFIMNIHHCGGEACPVPEWAERFILNHLARICFVYEVGENCFSTNSSRKQPLSQEQSDAPSANGGNPKETNWDVNGRAWGGRAEEDGEGESLKPGKDFTNQTDWKEDLFVTIEQSEEEGAAGGSEGQEEESNSTCGGGGGRVEEKKGVGGEGGGGAGENRKKILVRTQCVCQHQGLCGAVEYIANSYKDQRSAQMRIGEWRKVAKVMDRFFMWLFFIMAFFMSILILGKAI from the exons ATGTCCTCCACCTTCACAACTCTACACACCACTTCCTGTCACCtcgcctctctctctcgttGTTCTCCAGTATGCTTGGCCGCTCATGGTCGCTACGCTCAGAAGCTGCTGACGGACTTATTCTCCAACTACACCAACGCTTTGCGGCCGGTGGAGGACACCGACCACATCATCAACGTCACGCTGCAGATCACCCTCTCCCAGATCATCGACATG GATGAGAGGAACCAGATTCTGACCACCTACCTGTGGATCCGCCAGGTGTGGATGGACGCCTACCTCACCTGGAAGAAGGAGGACTACGACGGCCTCGACACCATCCGCATACCCAGCAGCTACGTGTGGAGACCTGATATCGTCCTGTATAACAG TGCAGACGACGTGTTCTCCAGCTCCATGGAGACCAACGTGGTTCTCCGTAATGATGGCCAGGTCATGTGGGACCAGCCGGCCATCACCAAGAGCTCCTGCTCCGTGGACGTGGCCTTCTTCCCCTTTGATGTGCAGGAGTGTCACTTCACCTTCGGCTCCTGGACTCACAACGGCAACCAGATGGACCTGTCCAACGCCTTGGACAGCGCCGACCTGGCGGACTTTGTTCCCAATGTGGAGTGGGAG GTTCTGGGCATGCCAGCCAAGAAGAACGTCATCCTGTACGGCTGCTGTTCTGACCCATACCCAGACATCACCTTCACCCTCCACCTGAAGAGGCGTGCCTCCTTCTACATCTTCAACCTCCTCATCCCCTGCATGATGATCTCCTTCCTGGCTCCGCTGGGCTTCTACCTGCCGGCTGACTCGGGTGAAAAAGTTTCTCTGGGTGTCACGGTGCTGCTGGCCCTCACCGTGTTTCAGTTGCTGGTGGCTGAGAGCATGCCGCCCTCCGAGAGCGTCCCGCTGATAG GAAAGTACTACATTGCTACCATGACGATGGTCACTGCATCGACAGCGCTCACCATCTTCATCATGAACATTCACCACTGCGGTGGGGAGGCTTGTCCGGTCCCAGAGTGGGCCGAGCGCTTCATCCTCAACCACCTCGCCCGTATCTGTTTTGTCTACGAGGTCGGTGAGAACTGTTTCAGTACGAATTCATCCAGGAAACAACCTCTGTCACAGGAGCAATCTGACGCCCCGTCGGCCAATGGCGGAAACCCCAAAGAAACAAACTGGGATGTGAATGGGCGGGCATGGGGAGGGAGGGCGGAGGAGGACGGAGAGGGGGAGTCTCTGAAGCCCGGGAAGGATTTCACCAACCAGACGGACTGGAAAGAGGATCTGTTTGTGACCATCGAGCAGTCGGAGGAggaaggagctgctggaggaaGTGAAGGGCAGGAGGAGGAGTCAAACAGTAcctgtggaggaggaggagggcgagttgaagaaaagaaaggtgtaggaggtgaaggaggaggcgGAGCCGGGGAGAACAGGAAGAAGATCTTGGTGAGAACCCAGTGTGTTTGCCAGCACCAGGGACTGTGTGGTGCCGTTGAGTACATTGCCAACTCATACAAGGACCAGCGATCCGCACAGATGCGCATCGGGGAGTGGAGGAAGGTCGCCAAGGTCATGGATCGCTTCTTCATGTGGCTCTTCTTCATCATGGCCTTCTTCATGAGCATCCTCATCCTGGGAAAGGCCATCTGA
- the LOC122996077 gene encoding neuronal acetylcholine receptor subunit alpha-9-like isoform X2: protein MKLLCSGSIACLSLLFFLPVCLAAHGRYAQKLLTDLFSNYTNALRPVEDTDHIINVTLQITLSQIIDMDERNQILTTYLWIRQVWMDAYLTWKKEDYDGLDTIRIPSSYVWRPDIVLYNSADDVFSSSMETNVVLRNDGQVMWDQPAITKSSCSVDVAFFPFDVQECHFTFGSWTHNGNQMDLSNALDSADLADFVPNVEWEVLGMPAKKNVILYGCCSDPYPDITFTLHLKRRASFYIFNLLIPCMMISFLAPLGFYLPADSGEKVSLGVTVLLALTVFQLLVAESMPPSESVPLIGKYYIATMTMVTASTALTIFIMNIHHCGGEACPVPEWAERFILNHLARICFVYEVGENCFSTNSSRKQPLSQEQSDAPSANGGNPKETNWDVNGRAWGGRAEEDGEGESLKPGKDFTNQTDWKEDLFVTIEQSEEEGAAGGSEGQEEESNSTCGGGGGRVEEKKGVGGEGGGGAGENRKKILVRTQCVCQHQGLCGAVEYIANSYKDQRSAQMRIGEWRKVAKVMDRFFMWLFFIMAFFMSILILGKAI, encoded by the exons TATGCTTGGCCGCTCATGGTCGCTACGCTCAGAAGCTGCTGACGGACTTATTCTCCAACTACACCAACGCTTTGCGGCCGGTGGAGGACACCGACCACATCATCAACGTCACGCTGCAGATCACCCTCTCCCAGATCATCGACATG GATGAGAGGAACCAGATTCTGACCACCTACCTGTGGATCCGCCAGGTGTGGATGGACGCCTACCTCACCTGGAAGAAGGAGGACTACGACGGCCTCGACACCATCCGCATACCCAGCAGCTACGTGTGGAGACCTGATATCGTCCTGTATAACAG TGCAGACGACGTGTTCTCCAGCTCCATGGAGACCAACGTGGTTCTCCGTAATGATGGCCAGGTCATGTGGGACCAGCCGGCCATCACCAAGAGCTCCTGCTCCGTGGACGTGGCCTTCTTCCCCTTTGATGTGCAGGAGTGTCACTTCACCTTCGGCTCCTGGACTCACAACGGCAACCAGATGGACCTGTCCAACGCCTTGGACAGCGCCGACCTGGCGGACTTTGTTCCCAATGTGGAGTGGGAG GTTCTGGGCATGCCAGCCAAGAAGAACGTCATCCTGTACGGCTGCTGTTCTGACCCATACCCAGACATCACCTTCACCCTCCACCTGAAGAGGCGTGCCTCCTTCTACATCTTCAACCTCCTCATCCCCTGCATGATGATCTCCTTCCTGGCTCCGCTGGGCTTCTACCTGCCGGCTGACTCGGGTGAAAAAGTTTCTCTGGGTGTCACGGTGCTGCTGGCCCTCACCGTGTTTCAGTTGCTGGTGGCTGAGAGCATGCCGCCCTCCGAGAGCGTCCCGCTGATAG GAAAGTACTACATTGCTACCATGACGATGGTCACTGCATCGACAGCGCTCACCATCTTCATCATGAACATTCACCACTGCGGTGGGGAGGCTTGTCCGGTCCCAGAGTGGGCCGAGCGCTTCATCCTCAACCACCTCGCCCGTATCTGTTTTGTCTACGAGGTCGGTGAGAACTGTTTCAGTACGAATTCATCCAGGAAACAACCTCTGTCACAGGAGCAATCTGACGCCCCGTCGGCCAATGGCGGAAACCCCAAAGAAACAAACTGGGATGTGAATGGGCGGGCATGGGGAGGGAGGGCGGAGGAGGACGGAGAGGGGGAGTCTCTGAAGCCCGGGAAGGATTTCACCAACCAGACGGACTGGAAAGAGGATCTGTTTGTGACCATCGAGCAGTCGGAGGAggaaggagctgctggaggaaGTGAAGGGCAGGAGGAGGAGTCAAACAGTAcctgtggaggaggaggagggcgagttgaagaaaagaaaggtgtaggaggtgaaggaggaggcgGAGCCGGGGAGAACAGGAAGAAGATCTTGGTGAGAACCCAGTGTGTTTGCCAGCACCAGGGACTGTGTGGTGCCGTTGAGTACATTGCCAACTCATACAAGGACCAGCGATCCGCACAGATGCGCATCGGGGAGTGGAGGAAGGTCGCCAAGGTCATGGATCGCTTCTTCATGTGGCTCTTCTTCATCATGGCCTTCTTCATGAGCATCCTCATCCTGGGAAAGGCCATCTGA